One segment of Haemorhous mexicanus isolate bHaeMex1 chromosome 33, bHaeMex1.pri, whole genome shotgun sequence DNA contains the following:
- the SLC39A5 gene encoding zinc transporter ZIP5 yields the protein MSRPGLLLAVLGLLALRAGGAPGSAGTPGRLPEDAEQEHGYYLRQLFGQYGENGTLPFEGLARLLGSLGLGRVQVVQIQHEELGHGHVSHLDLLEVQEDKHRHRHPVWEHGGEAAPSTGGPLSPPPSQTPSWPEPVPAEPPGAAGVPRQYRPTLSLLGRVLGLEHSSADHPHDDCLNVTQLLVNFGLDSAAQLTPEQFTLLCPALLYQIDSRVCIRHRDEVALPPPGGALWPALGWALLAVLSVSLPSALAVLLLPLRARGSFRSLLAFLVALAVGTLCGDALLHLWPHAQGRHPEAPGEPSPAVLQGLAVLGGIYLLFVLELLLGMLRRRREATGHPRGETPGLAAGVLAPSRAGTELRHLTAPEAELELRPPEPPRDPPQGPPHGHSHGPALPPGPGAADIVWMVVLGDGVHNLTDGLAIGAAFSHSLSSGLSTALAVLCHELPHELGDLAVLLRAGTAPRSVLLLNLLSALLSCLGVVAGVALGHSGTPLAPWLLTATAGIFLYVALADMLPEALRGSAEGTWSRFVLQNAGFLLGAGIMLGIALAEGHLRSWLQP from the exons ATGAGCCGCCCTgggctcctcctggccgtgctggggctgctggctctgcGGGCCGGGGGGGCTCCGGGCAGCGCGGGGACCCCGGGGCGGCTCCCGGAGGACGCGGAGCAGGAGCACGGCTACTACCTGCGGCAGCTCTTCGGGCAGTACGGGGAGAACGGGACGCTGCCCTTCGAGGGGCTGGCACGGCTGCTGGGCAGCCTCGGGCTGGGCAGGGTGCAGGTGGTCCAGATCCAACACGAGGAGCTGGGCCACGGCCACGTCAGCCACCTGGACCtgctggaggtgcaggaggacaagcaccggcaccggcacccgGTGTGGGAGCACGGCGGGGAAGCGGCTCCGAGCACCGGCGGACCCCTCAG CCCCCCGCCCTCCCAGACGCCGAGCTGGCCCGAGCCGGTGCCCGCCGAGCcccccggggccgcgggggTGCCCCGGCAGTACCGGCCCAccctcagcctgctggggaGGGTGCTGGGCTTGGAGCACTCCAGCGCCGACCACCCGCACGATGAT TGCCTGAACGTGACCCAGCTGCTGGTGAATTTCGGGCTGGACTCGGCGGCGCAGCTGACACCGGAGCAGTTCACGCTGCTGTGCCCGGCGCTGCTCTACCAGATCGACAGCCGCGTCTGCATCCGGCACCGCGATGAGGTGGCGCTGCCTCCCCCGGGGGGGGCCCTGTGGCCAG ctctgggctgggcgCTCCTGGCCGTTCTCTCCGTGAGCCTCCCGTCCGCCCTggccgtgctgctgctcccGCTGCGGGCCCGCGGCTCCTTCCGCTCGCTCCTCGCCTTCCTGGTGGCCCTGGCCGTGGGGACGCTCTGCGGGGACGCCCTGCTGCACCTCTGGCCGCAC GCGCAGGGGAGGCACCCGGAGGCTCCGGGGGAACCGAGCCCCGcggtgctgcaggggctggcgGTGCTGGGGGGCATCTACCTGCTCTtcgtgctggagctgctcctggggatgctGCGGCGCCGGCGGGAGGCCACG ggacacccccgtGGAGAGACCCCCGGCCTGGCCGCGGGGGTCCTGGCACCGTCACGGGCAG GGACCGAGCTGCGGCACCTGACGGCACCGGAGGcggagctggagctgagacccccggagcccccccgggaccctccccagggacccccccacgGACACTCCCACGGCCCCGCGCTGccccccgggcccggcgccgccgATATCGTGTGGATGGTGGTGCTGGGGGACGGCGTGCACAACCTGACGGACGGGCTGGCCATCG GAGCCGCCttctcccacagcctctccagcGGGCTCAGCACGGCGCTGGCCGTGCTCTGCCACGAGCTGCCCCACGAGCTGG GTGACCTGGCGGTGCTGCTGCGGGCGGGCACGGCCCCGCGCTCCGTCCTGCTCCTCAACCTGCTCTCGGcgctgctctcctgcctgggggTGGTGGcgggggtggccctggggcacAGCGGGACCCCCCTCGCCCCCTGGCTCCTCACGGCCACCGCCGGCATCTTCCTCTACGTGGCCCTGGCCGACATG CTCCCCGAGGCGCTGCGAGGCTCCGCCGAGGGCACCTGGAGCCGTTTCGTGCTGCAGAACGCGGGGTTCCTGCTGGGCGCTGGCATCATGCTGGGCATCGCCCTGGCCGAGGGGCACCTCcgctcctggctgcagccctga
- the NABP2 gene encoding SOSS complex subunit B1, with amino-acid sequence MSSETLVKDVKPGLKNLNLIFIVLETGRVTKTKDGHEVRTCKVADKTGSINISVWDDVGNLIQPGDIIRLTKGYASVFKGCLTLYTGRGGDLQKIGEFCMVYSEVPNFSEPNPEYVAQQAQGTPPDSSTPAAPQPPPGPPAAPPAPESQNGNGLSPGGPPAHPPPAAPHPPSGRITRSQPGPVSNGKETRRSGKR; translated from the exons ATGAGCTCCGAGACTCTGGTCAAGGACGTCAAGCCCGGCCTCAAGAACCTCAACCTCATCTTCATCGTGCTGGAGACGG gCCGGGTGACCAAGACCAAGGACGGCCACGAGGTTCGCACGTGCAAAGTGGCCGACAAGACCGGCAGCATCAACATCTCCGTGTGGGACGATGTGGGCAACCTCATCCAGCCTGGGGACATCATCCGCCTCACCAAGGG ctaCGCCTCCGTCTTCAAGGGCTGCCTGACGCTCTACACCGGCCGCGGGGGGGACCTGCAGAAGATCGGGGA GTTCTGCATGGTTTACTCCGAGGTGCCCAACTTCAGCGAGCCCAACCCCGAGTACGTGGCGCAGCAGGCGCAGGGCA ccCCACCCGACAGCTCGACCCCGGCAGCTCCGCAgccccccccgggcccccccgccgcccccccaG CCCCCGAGAGCCAGAACGGGAACGGGCTGAGCCCGGGGGGCCCCCCCGCGcaccccccgcccgccgccccgcaCCCCCCGAGCGGCCGCATCACCCGCAGCCAGCCCGGCCCCGTCAGCAACGGCAAAGAGACCCGGAGGAGCGGCAAGAGATAA